In the genome of Phycisphaerales bacterium, the window GCTCTTCTGGATCAGCCACACGCAGATCGTCGGCGGGGCCATCTACGACATCATCGTCCGCGGCTATCGCCCGCAGCTGCGCGACCTGAGGACCGCCATTTTCGCCTCGCTCTGCTGGATGGTCCCGCTCGTCGTGCTCAACTGGATCACCGGGCTCAACTACGGCTACCTCGGGCCAGAGCTGGAGGGCCAGACCGTGCTGAACCTGCTGCCGCCCTGGCCCTGGCGCGTGCTCACGATGGCGGGCATCGTGCTCGTGCTGTTCACGCTGCTCTGGGTGGTCTGGCCGATCGCCGGGCGCTTGTCGGGCGACGGCGATGATGACTGAACGAGTCAACGAAAAATCAAATGACTAGTTCTCGCCGCCCTCGCCCTCCGGCTCGATGGCCGTGACCTGCACGGGCACGTTGTTGTCGGCCACCTCGAACTGCAGCCCTTCGACCTCGCCCGACAGGCGTGCGGCAAACTCCGCCGAGCCCGGCGACAGTTCCACGCCCTCGAGGAACAGCGTGGCGACCACGCGGGCCCGGCCCGCGGCGATGGCCTGCACCGCTTCGCTGGGCCCGCTCACGCGTACGTCGCGCAGGTAGGCCTCTTCGGGCGCGATGCGCACCGACCACTGGCGCAGTTGCGTGGGCGAGAGGCGGATCATCACCGGAACGCTCGAGAGCGTGTGGCTCTCGATGGTGTCGCGCAGGGCCAGCGTCGCCGTCACCGTCGCGGGCTCGACGCGCACCAGGTCGCTGCGCCACGGCTCGGGGATGGTCAGCGGCACGTTGGGCACCCGGGCCGTGCTGCCCGATCCGATCGATTCGATGTCGTCCTGGGGCACGGTGGCCTCCAGGGTGTCCAGGCCTGCGCCGCCGAGCATCGACGATGGACCCGTGACGGTCGCGGTTGCCGGCTCGGCCACCGGCGGGCCGTTCAGCTCGGCCCCGGGCGCCAGCACGCGGATGGGCACGCTGCGCTGCACCAGTTCGTCCACGCGCACGTCGATGGAGGGCGGGCTTACGCTCACCAGGCTCACCGCCAACCGGTCGAACACGGCGTGGTCGCGGAGCGTGTCGCGAAGCGAGACCGTCTGCCGGCCCGTCTCGGCCGAGAGCCCGTCGCCGATGAGCAGTTCGATGGGCTGGTCGAATCGCTGGCCCGCGCGCTGCAGCGCAGCGCGCGAGCCCTCCAGGCGGAGGGCCACGGTCACGCGCCGGGCTTGTTCTGGGTCGGCCCACGCCGTCAGGGGCGAGCCCGTGGGCGCCGTCAGCACCAGCGTGACGGTGCGCGTCGCGCTGGTCAGGCTGCGCGCCTCGGCAAACGTCCAGATGGCGATGCTCAGCACGACCACCAGCACCAGGCGAAGGATGCGGGCGCGGAGCGTGACATCGCGGGGCGCACTCTCAGCCACGGCCGTCTCCCTTGCCGTCGTCGGCGTCGGACGCCCGATCGGATCGCGCCTCCTCGGCGGTCGAGGGTCGTTCGGGCACGTCCTTGTGCAGGCCGGCCTGCAGGGCGCGGCGCAGCTCTTCGGGCGTCATCGGGTCGCTCAGCTTGCCGCGTTCGGCGATGCGGATGCCCCCGGTTTCCTCGCTCACCACGACGACCAGCGCATCGCATTCGCGGGTGATGCCCACCGCCGCGCGGTGGCGGGCGCCAAAGCCCGCATCGGGCATCTCGCCCGCGCTGGCCAGCGGAAGCTGCACCCCCGCCGCGTGCAAGATGGGGCCCTTGATGATGACCGCCAGATCGTGCAATGCCGTACCGGGAAAGAACAGGCTCTGGAGCAGCCGGGCGCTGACCTCGGCGCCCAGGCGCGTGCCGCCCTCGGCCAGCCCGCCCAGAGCGGTGCGCCGCTCCATCACAATGAGCGCACCGAACTTTGCCTTCTGGAAGTAGCTGCACGCCTCGACGACCGAATCGACCACGTGGGCGATCTCGCCGGGCGTGCTTCGGAAGATCGGCGCCTCGCCCAGCCGCGTGAGCGCCCGGCGGAGCTCTGGCTGGAACACCACGACCAGGCCGATGGCCACGACCACGCCCGCGCGGTCCAGCAGGTATCCCAGCCGCTCGAAGGCTTCCTCGCGACCGACCAGCGAAAGAAAGATCCGCGCCGCCAGCCCGATCAGCAGCACGGCCACGAGGCCCTTCATCACGCCCGCGGCCCGCGTGCCCTCGATAAAACGCAGGATGCCCCATACCACCAGGGCGATCAGCGCAAGCTCAAACCCGACTTCCCACCAGGGATAGCCCGCCATGCGCTTGAGCGCGTCACCGATGGCAATTGCCAGGTCCACCGCTGCCGTAACCCCTTCCAGAGCCCGGCCTCCGGGGGCCAGGTCGGTCACTGTACGCCCGTCGAGGTCCTACGCTGAGGCCCACCATGCCCCGCGTCACCGGCTTCGAGTCCACGCCTAACCCAAACGCCGTCAAGGTGCTGGTCGAGGGCGCTCTCGCCGACGCGCCTCGGAGCTACCGGGAGCCGCCCGGAGACGATTGCACCGACGTTCTTGCCCGGGCGCTCTATGCCATCGAGGGCGTCCGCGTCGTGCTCATCCACCACGACTTCGTGACCGTGGGCAAGGCGCCCGATGCCAAATGGCCGACCATCAAGCGAAAGGCCAAGGCCGCCATCGAGGCCTTCGATCCCGGGCCCGACGCCGATGGCTGATCGCGAACAGACCAAGCTGCCCCACGGCAATCGCGTCGACGACCGGCGCATCGCCCACGCCATCGCACGCTGGTTTGCCCGCTACGCCCGCGCGCTGCCATGGCGCACCGAGCCGCGCGACCCGTGGATCTCGCTCATGAGCGAGATCATGCTCCAGCAGACCCAGGTCGCCCGCGTGGCAGAGCGCTTCGACGCCTTCGTCGCGCAGTTCCCCACGCCCTCGGCCATGGCGGATCGCTCGGTGGACGACGTCCTGGCGTTGTGGAGCGGGCTGGGCTACTACCGACGGGCGCGCCTGCTCCACGCCTGCGCCGTTGCGATCGTTGAGCGTCACGGCGGAAACGTCCCGCAGGGCCTAGACGATCTGCATGAACTTCCGGGCGTCGGGCGATACACCGCCGGCGCCGTGGCGTCCATTGCGTTTGGTGCGGCGGCGCCCATCGTGGACGGCAACGTCGCCCGGGTCCTGCTGCGAGTGCACGGCGTCGAACGCGCCCCCGATTCGCCGGGCGTACAGCGGTGGGCCTGGGAGCGCGCCCAAGCGCTGGCACAAGCCGCGGGCGACGACGTGCCGCGCACCAACGAGGGCATCATGGAACTGGGCGCCACCGTGTGCACGCCGTCGGCGCCTCGGTGTCCGCACTGCCCGCTGCGATCTCGTTGCCGCGCCTTCGAGCACGGCCTGACCGAACGCATCCCAGCGCCCAAGACGCGGGCGGCCAGGAAGCCGCTGGCGATCTCGGCGGTCGTGGTGACCGACAGACGCGGGCGGGTGCTGCTCGAGCAGCGCCCGTCCGGCGGCCTATGGGGTGGGCTCTGGCAGCCGCCCAGCGTGGAGCGCGCTGGCAGCCGCACGATACCGCTGGCAGGCACGCTCGAGGCGCTGGGCCTCGGGTCATCCGTCGAACCGCCAGTCGATCGAGGGAAATTCGGGTTTGCCACAACCCACCGGGCGGTCCGCGTCCAAGTTTGGGTCGCTCGGGCGGTCCACGCCGGCCGGACGCGGGCCGATCGAGGCGCCCGAGCTCGCTGGTTCGAAGCGGCCGATCTGGCGTCCTTGGGCCTCGGATCTGCCCAGAGACGCATGCTGAGTGCTGGGGGCGTAGCAACCAACGGACCATCCCCGGGGAAAGCCGCGGACTTCACGAAGGCTTAACATCGCAAGTTTCTGATTTAGATCGACTTACGAACTCAACCCCGGAATCGGGGCATTGTGGATAAGCTGGGGATCCAGGATTCGAACCTGGACTAGATGAACCAGAATCACCGGTGCTACCATTACACCAATCCCCAGACTGGCGGGCCAAGTCTACATCGGCTCCACGTTGAGTTCAACGCCTGCCACCCGCCCAGCCGTTCGGCAAGTTGGGCGAATTCGGGAAAATACGCACGGCTCGCATGGCTTCGGGTGGCCTTCATGGCACTCTGGGCAAAATTTAGTGTGGGCGATGGCATCCATCGAGTACAATCTCAACGAACGTGTCTACGGGCCTGAGGATGCCCGTGGCGGCTCGGGTGCAGGCGGCAACCTGCGACCAGCAAAGAGCGAGGAGACAGACATGAGCAAGACGATGATTTCCGTGGCAACGCTGCTTGCCGTGGCCGGAGCCAGCTTCGCGCAGGACTCCCAGTTCCTGTTCACCAACCAGGCCGATCCCGGCATCGATGGGTACCTCGGCGGCGCGCACACGCGGGTCATCGACGTGACCAACCCCGGCGCGTTCCTGGCCGGCATCGTGCAGGTTGGTTCGAGCTTCTACTTCAACGATGGTGCGGCCAACTTCGATCCCAGCCTGACCAGCGGCCTGTATCGCCTCGACGGCGCGTTCGGCACGCCGTCGATCACGCCCGTGGCCACAGGGATGCCCATCGAGAACCCCATCGGTCTCCAGTGGGATGCCGGCCGTGGGAACTTCATCACGGTGAACAACCCGTTCTCGCCCGGCGCAGGCAGCGTCGAGGGCATCCTGGGCATCACCCCGGGCGGCACCGTCAGCACCATCTTCGAGCAGGACCTGTCCATCCCCCGGCCGCGCTACCAGGGTGCGTCGCGCCTGGCGCCCGAGTTTGGCAGCGACAGCTACCTCGTCACCAGCCCCAACGGCAGCGGCGCGGTGGTCGGCCCGGGCGAACTCGGCACTGGGAGCGCGCTCTTCCGCATCAACATTGATGGCTCGCTCTCGGGCAGCCAGGAACTCGTCGTTGACTTGGCCGACACGGCCGTCACCGGCTTGGCCGATCCGCTGCTCGACACCGCCGGCCTGGCCGTCAATCCCAATAACGGCCTGGTGTACCTGACCGACCGCAACGCCGGGGCCATCTATGAGATGACGCTCGACGGTTCGGGCGCGTTCGATTCCATCCGTCTGCTGGTCGACGGCCTGAACGAGCCCGAGGAGATCCAGTACGATCCATTCAACGACCGCCTGGTGTTCGACGAGAACTTTGGCTCGGGCCTGGGCCGCATCAGCCAGGTCGAGCTCGATGGCTCGGGCGTGACCGTGCTGGTCGACGGCGTCGACACCCGCGGCATCGTGATCGTGCCCGCGCCGGCGTCGCTGGCACTGGTTGCTCTGGGTGGCCTGGCCGCCGTGCGTCGCCGCCGCTGATTCCTACCGCACGCAACGCCCCTCGGGCAACGTGCGTACATCCTGCATAAGAACGATGGCCGATGGGCGGCGCCCACCGGCCATCGGTGTTTGTACGGATCGTGAGAGAGTTGTCCGCTCGGTGGGGCCGAATGGAGACGCAGAGATGATTGGACCGCGCACACGCATCGCCGGCCTGGTGGCCGCAGGCCTGGCCTCGGGTCTGGCCCTCGCGGAAGAAACCGGTTTCGACAGCCTGCCCTCGGGCTTCCTGGGACGCACGTTCGAGGACGGCGGCATCACGTTTTCCGAGAATCTTTGGTTCCCCGGCGGCAACCAGGTTCAGTTTGCCGCCACCAACGGCACGGGCTCGATCAGCTCGTTCCCAGAGTTCAGTCCGGTCAACGTCATGACCACCGGCTCATGGTCCACCGGCCCGGTCCTGGGCTTCACGCGCACCCATCAGTGGATCGGCAGCATCGGCCAGAACGCCAGCACCGCCCGGCTCGACCTCTTCTGGCTCGGCCGCTCGAACTGGGAAGGCACCGAAGTATGCCTGGAGGGCCTGGTGGGTGACGACGTAGTCGTCAGCGATTGCTTCATCCACCCTGGCGCGCTGCCCGACGACATCCAGCACACCCGCATGGAGATCGCCGGCGTTGAGTTCGAGCGCATCCGTTTCATCGCGCGCGGTGGGACGGTGCCGGGTGAACTTGACGGCATTCTGGCGGTCTTCGACAACGTCGCCATCGAGGTGGGCGAGCCCTGCCGCGTTGATATCGACGGCGATGGTGAATTGACCATCTTCGACTTCCTGGCCTACCAGAACCTCTTCGACGCGGGCGATTTGCAGGCCGACTTCGATGGCGACGGCGAACTGACGCTGTTCGACTTCCTGGCCTTCCAGAACGAGTTCGACGCCGGCTGCGGCTAATGCCGATAGCACAGGCATGACCAACCCCATCACCCTGGTCGGCGGCGGCGGACACGCTAAGGTCGTGGCCGATGCCGCACGCGCGGCCGGCATGGCCATGGCCGGCTTCGTCGACGACGACCCAGCCGCCACCGCGCCCGGGCTCGATCATCTCGGGCCCGTCGAGAAGGCGGCCGAGCCATGGCACCTTTGCATCGGCGACGTCGCCACCCGCATGAAGGTGCTGGGCATGCTCGAAGGCGTGGCGGCGAGCATCATTCATCCGATGTCCATCGTCAGCGTCGACGCCGTGATCGGCGACGGCGTGTTCGTTGGCCCCGGCGCCGTGATCAACGCCGGCGCAACGATCGACGAGCACGTCATCATCAACAGCGCCGCGGTGGTGGAGCACGATGCGCGCATCGGTCGGGCCAGCCACGTCGCGCCCGGGGCCGTGCTATGCGGCGCGGTGGTGGTGGGGCAGGGGTGCCTCATCGGCGCCAACGCCACGCTGCTGCCGGGGGTCGAGGTGGGCGACGGGGCGATCGTTGGCGCGGGCGCGGTGGTCAGGGGCGCGGTGCCGCCTCGCTGCCTGGCGGTGGGTGTGCCGGCCGAGGTGCTCGCGCGTCGACGTGGGCGATCAGTTCGGCTTCGATAGCCGCCTCGAATCGATCCTCGCTGAATCGCTGGGCGTTCTCGACGCACGCCCGCGAACCACACGCACTCGCACGCTTCGCCGCCTCTGCCATCGCGCTCGCCGATCCATCGCACAGCACGCCCGTGGCGCCGTCCTGCACGATGTCGAGCGCCCCGCCCTCGCCCCTGGCCGCGATGGGCAGCCCGCACGCCTGGGCCTCGACGGCCGTGATACCGAAGTCTTCGACCTGCGGAAAGAGCAGCACCGCCGCCGTGCGCATCTCGTGACGCAAGGCCTCATCGCTCAGCCGTCCCATGAAACTCACGTTCGACGGCGCCGACCGCTCGAGCTCACCCCGCACGCTGCCGTCGCCGACGATGCGTAGCTCCGCCCCCGCCAGCTTCGCAGCCTCGATCGCCGTGTCGAACCGCTTGTAGGGTTCGATGGCCCCGACCGACAGCCAGTGCTCGCCGCGCAGTTCTTCGCCGGGCGTGAAGTAGTCGGTGCGGGCGGGCGGATGGATGACCGTCGATTCGCGGCCATACGCCCGCTCGATCAGCCCGGCCACGTGGGTCGAGTTGGCGATGAACGTGCTGACGTGGTCGGCGGTTGAGCGATCCCACGCGCGGAGCGAGCCGCCGAACATGCGCAGGCCCAGCCGTTGCAGCCGGCCGCCGTATTGATCGGCCTGCGACCAAAGGTACCGCGCCGGACTGTGGCAATAGCACACGTGCGGCACGCCGGGCGGCGGGCACAGCCCCTTAATGGCGGCCGAACTGGTTGACACGAGCAGATCAATCGGGCGGCGGCGATGCATCGCCGCGAGCCGATCGGTGAGCTGGCCGACGCCGGATGGATAGAGCGGCAGCATCCACCGCCGAGCCGCCAGCGCCCCGGGCAGCGATCCGAAGGTGGACACCTGGCGCGGCAGTGCGTCGAGTTCGGGCGTGAGCGGCCGCCCATCATCGAACATCGTCAGGATGGCCTCGACGTGCCCCAGCCGACCCGCCACGCGGGCGATATGGTGCAGCACGCGCTCGCCGCCCCGCAGGCCCACCAGCCAGTCATGGGCCAGAACGATGCGCGGGCGATCCCCAGAATTCGATGCCGGGGAATCCTCGGCCCCTTCACGGGGGTTTAGAGTGGTCGATGAGCCAGCCGCACGCATCCCAGACTGTACGGGCCACCCCGGCCAACCTGCTCGGGCTCGACTACCTGGCCGAGGCGGCACGCTTTGGCCCGCCCGTCGTTCCCATCATCGACAGCCACGCCCACATCAACGGGTCCAAGGCCGCCCTGGTATACGAGCGTGCGATGGACGCCTACGGCGTGAAGCGGGTGTACTCGCAGACGCAGATGTCCCAGGCGGCGGCGATGCGCGACGCACTGGGCGACAAGATCCGTTTCGTCGCCATCCCCGAGTACATGAGCGACGACCGCCGGCGAGCCATGCGTGAGGGCTTCTTCGAGAACATGCGGCGCTTCCATGGCGAGTTCGGCTCGCGGATGCTCAAGTTCTGGGCCGCTCCGCGCTTGCGTGACATGCTCGACCCGGTGGCCGACGCCGACATCATCCGCATCGACAGCCCGCTTCGTCGCGACCTGGCCGCCGAGGCGGTCTCGCTGGGCTACATGTTCCAGGCACACATCGCCGACCCGGACACGTGGTTCGCCACCAAGTACGCCGACGCGAGCACGTACGGCACGAAGCTGGAGCATTACGAGCCGCTGGAGCGCATGGCCGACGATTTCGGCGTGCCCTGGCTCGTGGCGCACATGGGCGGCTGGCCCGAGGACCTCACGTTCCTCGACGGCTTGCTCACGCGGCACGACAACATCTACCTGGACACCTCTGCGACCAAGTGGATGGTCCGTGAACTCAGTAAGCACCCGCGCGACGCGTTCATTGCCTTTCTCGAGAAATGGCGCGGCCGCATCCTCTTCGGGTCCGACATCGTGACGCTCGACGACCACTTCGAGTCCAGCGACGACGCCAACAACCGCTTCGGCGCGCACCAAGCCAGCGGCGAGGCCGAGGCCTTCGACCTCTACGCCAGCCGCTACTGGGCCCTGCGCACGCTGTGGGAACGCAAGTATGAAGGACCGAGCCCTATCGCCGACCCCGACCTTGCGATGATCGACCCTGAGAACCACGATGCGATGGGCTCGCCGCCTCTTCAGGGGTTCGCGCTACCGAAGGACTTGCTCGAGGTGGTGTACGCCGGTGCGGCCGAGGCTCTGCTGGAGACGTGGTGGGCCGAGCACTAATGCATCAACGGAACGCCCAAGGCTCCCCGGGCGTGTAGCCGAGCAAGTCGTAAAGCTCAGCCCGCGTCTGCATGCCGTCCAGGCTCGCTTGCACGCTGCCGTCTTCGGCCAGCCCGGCCAGCAGTCGATCGACGGCCTTCATCGCCACGCGCAGGGTCGAGACCGGGAAGATCACGAAGTGGTAGCCCATCTGCGCGAAGCGGTCGCGCGGGATGATCGGCGTCTTGCCGAACTCGGTCATGTTGGCCAGCATGTAGGGTGACCGATCCGCGCCGCCGACCTCGACCTTCGACATCGCCTTGGCGAAGGCCTCGAACTCGCCTTCATCCTTGAGGCCCTCGGGGAAGATCATGCTCGCGCCGGCTTGCGCGTAGCGGGTGGCCCGCTCGATGGCGTCGTCCATGCCGCTGACACCACGCGCGTCGGTGCGCGCGCACACGATGAAGTCCGGATCGCCGCTCTCGCGCGCCGCCCGCGCGGCCCATTCGATCTTGCTCGTCGCTTGCTCGACCGGCAGCAAGGTCTTGCCGTCAAGGTGCCCGCACCGCTTGGGGAACACCTGGTCTTCCAAATGCAGGCCCGCCGCACCGGCGCGTTGGTACTCGATGACCGTTCGGCGGGTCATCTCTTCCTCGCCAAAGCCCGTGTCGGCGTCGGCGATCACAGGCAACGCAGGGCCTCCGGCTTCCAGCCGAGACCCATCGACCACTTCCCGCACCGTCGCCACGAACCGGTCGAGGGTCAGCAGGCCCACGTCGGGCACGCCCGCCGCCGCGCTCGTGGCCGCTCCAGAGACGTACGCCGCCTCGAAGCCGTGCCGGGCGACGGCGCGGGCGGTCAGGCCGCTGAAGGCCCCCGGAGCCATGACGCAGCCGCGTTCCATGGCAGACTTCAGGCGTTGGGCGGGTGTTTGGACGGTATTTGTCAGCGTTTCAGGCATCCTGACATCGTAGGAATGCGGCTTTTGCCGGCTGGCGCGATTTTTTCGATTCAGGCCATATTGGACTGAATCCGCGTTTGCGGACGGTCGATGGACCTTGCAAGAGGACACGCCAGACCGGAGCAAGCCATGAGCCGAATCGAAGAAATCCGCCACGCCGACGACCAGTGCCAGGGTGCCTGCGACGGCTGCCAGTGCCAGGACGACGCCATCGCCGGACGCGTGGGCGTCACCGTCGAGGGGGAATCGGGCGACATCGAACCGGGCGGCATCGAGCCGGAAGTCGACGCCCTGACCCGCGGGCTGCTGGGCAGCTTCTCGCGGTTCATCGAGTCGGGCGAAGACCAACCAACCGACGACGAGGCCAGCAACGCGACGGCCAAGTCCAGCGCTTCCGATCACCATTCCGCCACCTCGGCGGGGTCTCCACGAGAGGAGCGGCCCGAAGGCGCGGCGCTCGACGAGGCCCTGGGACGCGTGGAATCGGCGATGGCGGCGCTGGTCTCGGCCGTGCCGAGCCTTGAAGAACGTCTGGCGTGCGTCGAGACCACCATCGGCGCGGGCGACGGCGTGCCCGAGGGCGTCGACCGCGATGCCGTCGCGGGCAAGCTCAAGGACCAGCTCGCCCAGGTCGACCGCGAGTGCAAGCGGCTGGCCAGCGTGCCCATCGAGCGCCTCGAGGCGCGCGTCGCCTCGGCCGAACGCTCGCTGGGCGGGTTCATCGAGCGGGCCGAGGCCGTGCTGGGTGCGTGCGAGCAGGAGCGCCACGCCGCCGAGGGCGTGGCCGACCGGCTGACCGAACTGGCAGCGGCGCTCGAGCCCTGGACCGAACTGCTCGACCTGCGCCAGACCGAAGACGGCATGCCCAGGCCGCTGGCGGCGCTGCTGCGCATCGCCGGGGCCGAGCTCTCGCGCGAGATGGCGGGCGTGCGCGGCAGCCTCGAGCGATTCGCCGGCGTGCTCGACCTGACCGGCGCCGAGCTCGAGACCGAACAGACCGCCGACGCCGATGCGGGCGACGGCGTGCAGGAGGGAGACACCGTGACGCCTCAGGAACCGGGCGAGGACGATTCGCGCAAGCGGAGCCGTCGGAAGAATGGCAAGTCGCGGGCCGTGCGCGCCAAGGGTGCCGAGGCCGAGGCCCCGCGCCGCGGCGCCTCGGAGCGTAGATTGAGCGCCGAGGCGCGACTGCGGGCGCGCAGCAGGGCCGAGGGCCGCCCGCCGCGCCGCTAGCCCGCGGCCGAGAGGGCGCTAGGGTTCATGCGATGGACCCGATGGCCTCGCACATGCCCAGCAGCGTCGAGCCCGGCCAACACGGCTCGGACACCACCACGCGCGTGCCCACGGCCGCAGGCGACGGCTGGGTGCGCATCCGCGTGCAGCCCGAGTACCTGCCCCAGCGCAGCGACCCGAGCCAGCCCATGCACGTCTTCGCCTACCGCGTGCTGGTCGAATACGACGGGCCCGCCGATGCCCCGGCCATCCAGCTGACCGACCGCGCCTGGCGCATCATCGACGCCCACGGCGTCGAGGAGATCGTCCAGGGCGAGGGCCTCGTCGGCCAGCAGCCCGTCCTGCGCCCCGGCGGCCACTTCGAGTACGCCAGCTACTGCCCGCTGCGTTCCAGCTGGGGCACGATGGAGGGCCGCTACGGCCTGGTCATCCTCGACGACGCGGGCGAGCCCGCCGGCCGCCACGAGGTCGAGGTCGATCGGTTCTATCTGGTCGCCGGCGAGGGCTGATCAGGCGCCGGCCGGCGTCGCCACGCGGGCGATGGTCGTCGCCGCGCGGGCGACGTCCTCGAACGTGTTGTAGAGCGGCACGGGCGCAAGCCGGATCACGTCCGGCTCGCGGAAGTCGGCCACCACGCCGTGCTCTTGCAACGCGTCGCGCACGTCGCGGGCGTGCTCGCCGAAGCCGATCGAGAGCTGGCAGCCGCGCTGGGCCGGATCGCTGGGCGTGATGATGCGAGCCGCGGGCGCGATGGCGGTGATCGAGCGCTCCAGGAAGCCGGTGAGCTGCAGGCTCTTCTCGCGCAGGGCGGCCATGCCCACGCGGTCGAAGATCTCCAGCGACGCGGCGAGCGGCGCCATGGCGAGGATGGGCGGGTTGCACAGCTGCCAGCCATCCGCCCCCGCGCGCGGCACGAAGCCCGATTCCATCTTGAAGCGCGTCGCGGGGTCGTTGCCCCACCAGCCGGCCAGCCGGGGGATGTCGAAGTTCTGCGCGTGCCGCTCGTGCACGAAGCAGCCGGCGATGGCCCCCGGTCCGGCGTTGCAGTACTTGTAGCTGCACCACACGGCGAAGTCGGCCCCGGTGTCGTGGAGCTGCAGCGGCACGTTGCCCGCCGCGTGGGCGCAGTCCCAGCCGACCCTCGCACCAACTCGATGCCCCGCCTCGGTGATGGCCGGCATGTCGAACCACTGGCCCGTGCGGTACTGCACGCCCGCGAGCATCACCAGCGCGAGCGTGTCGCCGGCCTCTTCGATCGCGCCGACGATATCGTCGGTCCGCAGCGTGTCCTCCCCGCTGCGCGGCGTGAGGCGGATCATGTTCGCCTTGGCATCAAGCCCGCGGTGGTTGATGTGGCTCTCCACCGCGTAGTCGTCGCTGGGGAAGAGCGCGTCCTCCACCATGATCCTGGTGCGGCTGCCTTCGGGCTGGTAGAAGCTGGCCAGCATCAGGTGCAGGTTGGCCGTCAGGCCGTTCATCATGACGACCTCGCCGGGCTTCGCGCCGACCAAACGCGCGCCGGTCTCGCGGAAGCGTTCGTGGTAGCTGAACCAGGGGTTCTGGCCCTTGGTGTGCGCATCGACGCCCAGCGTCGCCCAGTCGTCCAGTTCCTGCGTGACGGCGTCGCGGGCCGCGTGCGGCATCAGGCCCAGCGAGTTGCCGGTGAAGTAGGCGACCTCGTTGCCCGCGTCGTCTTTCGGAATCGCGAACAACGCGCGCTCGCCCTTCAAGGGGTCCGCCGCGTCGAGCCTCTTGGCTTCCTCGAACAGCTTCTCGCTCATTTCCCCGTCTCCGCGGGAAAGGTCGCCGGCCGCTCGCGCGCCGCCTTGCGCTCTTCCACCAACCCGGGAAACCGCGACTCGTCCATGCCCAGGAACTCG includes:
- a CDS encoding isocitrate lyase/phosphoenolpyruvate mutase family protein, yielding MPETLTNTVQTPAQRLKSAMERGCVMAPGAFSGLTARAVARHGFEAAYVSGAATSAAAGVPDVGLLTLDRFVATVREVVDGSRLEAGGPALPVIADADTGFGEEEMTRRTVIEYQRAGAAGLHLEDQVFPKRCGHLDGKTLLPVEQATSKIEWAARAARESGDPDFIVCARTDARGVSGMDDAIERATRYAQAGASMIFPEGLKDEGEFEAFAKAMSKVEVGGADRSPYMLANMTEFGKTPIIPRDRFAQMGYHFVIFPVSTLRVAMKAVDRLLAGLAEDGSVQASLDGMQTRAELYDLLGYTPGEPWAFR
- a CDS encoding ApaG domain, with protein sequence MDPMASHMPSSVEPGQHGSDTTTRVPTAAGDGWVRIRVQPEYLPQRSDPSQPMHVFAYRVLVEYDGPADAPAIQLTDRAWRIIDAHGVEEIVQGEGLVGQQPVLRPGGHFEYASYCPLRSSWGTMEGRYGLVILDDAGEPAGRHEVEVDRFYLVAGEG
- the kynU gene encoding kynureninase translates to MSEKLFEEAKRLDAADPLKGERALFAIPKDDAGNEVAYFTGNSLGLMPHAARDAVTQELDDWATLGVDAHTKGQNPWFSYHERFRETGARLVGAKPGEVVMMNGLTANLHLMLASFYQPEGSRTRIMVEDALFPSDDYAVESHINHRGLDAKANMIRLTPRSGEDTLRTDDIVGAIEEAGDTLALVMLAGVQYRTGQWFDMPAITEAGHRVGARVGWDCAHAAGNVPLQLHDTGADFAVWCSYKYCNAGPGAIAGCFVHERHAQNFDIPRLAGWWGNDPATRFKMESGFVPRAGADGWQLCNPPILAMAPLAASLEIFDRVGMAALREKSLQLTGFLERSITAIAPAARIITPSDPAQRGCQLSIGFGEHARDVRDALQEHGVVADFREPDVIRLAPVPLYNTFEDVARAATTIARVATPAGA